In a genomic window of Platichthys flesus chromosome 24, fPlaFle2.1, whole genome shotgun sequence:
- the ing2 gene encoding inhibitor of growth protein 2, with amino-acid sequence MLGHHHPGTDKSQQLVNYVEDYLECVESLPLDIQRNVSLLREIDAKYQDVLKEVDEVFEKYKGEQDAAQRKRLQIQLQRALILSQELGDEKIHVVTQMTELVENRSRQMDSHSLCFQEPSEAERVPTERRSSVAEPPAPERSSTRRPRRQRNSESRDSSHPSANGSLVDDPLEELSVPPPREKKSKSAKKKKRKSKQDRDASPVEFAIDPNEPTYCLCEQVSYGEMIGCDNDQCPIEWFHFSCVGLTYKPKGKWYCPKCRGDNEKTMDKSLDKNRKDRRSR; translated from the exons ATGTTAGGCCACCACCACCCGGGCACCGACAAGTCGCAACAACTGGTCAACTATGTGGAGGATTATCTGGAATGTGTGGAGTCCCTACCTCTGGACATACAAAGAAATGTGTCCCTGCTCCGAGAGATCGATGCAAAGTATCAAG ATGTGCTGAAGGAGGTGGATGAAGTCTTTGAGAAGTACAAAGGGGAGCAGGATGCGGCTCAGAGGAAGCGCCTGCAGATCCAGCTGCAGCGGGCGCTCATCCTCAGCCAGGAGCTGGGGGACGAGAAAATCCACGTGGTGACCCAGATGACGGAGCTGGTGGAGAACCGCTCCCGCCAGATGGACTCCCATTCCCTGTGCTTCCAGGAGCCCAGTGAGGCGGAGCGGGTCCCCACGGAGCGGCGTTCCAGTGTCGCAGAGCCCCCGGCCCCGGAGCGTAGCTCGACCCGGCGCCCGCGACGACAGCGCAACAGCGAGAGTCGTGACTCCAGCCACCCGTCGGCCAACGGCTCTCTGGTGGACGACCCCCTGGAGGAGCTATCCGTCCCTCCTCCCCGTGAGAAGAAGTCCAAGtctgcaaagaagaagaagcgcaAGTCCAAACAGGACCGGGACGCCTCACCGGTGGAATTCGCAATTGACCCTAATGAGCCCACCTATTGTCTCTGTGAGCAAGTGTCTTATGGTGAGATGATTGGCTGCGACAATGACCAGTGCCCCATCGAGTGGTTCCACTTCTCCTGCGTGGGGCTGACCTACAAGCCTAAGGGCAAATGGTACTGCCCCAAATGCAGAGGGGACAATGAAAAGACAATGGACAAAAGCTTGGACAAGAACAGAAAAGACCGCAGGTCCAGGTAG
- the rwdd gene encoding RWD domain-containing protein 4 — MTANEDQEMELEALRSIYEGDESFKEISPVSFQFRIGDVEDTKAFILDITWPETYPETTPQISLGGYFNKKISPETKQQILSKLDEQVELNLGTAMMYTLFEWAKENQEALMENHKPVVTTVTMPSSEINTSSTGKKREKKEQLTKSQKRRIVSRTDHKGELPRGWNWFDVIKVGASYLFSTR; from the exons ATGACAGCTAACGAGGACCAGGAG ATGGAGTTGGAGGCCCTTCGCTCCATCTATGAGGGGGATGAGAGCTTCAAGGAAATCAGCCCAGTGTCCTTCCAGTTTCGG ATAGGAGACGTGGAGGACACCAAAGCGTTCATCCTGGACATCACGTGGCCAGAGACGTACCCAGAAACAACCCCACAAATCTCCCTCGGCGGCTATTTCAACAAAAAGAT CTCTCCagagacaaagcagcagatcCTGTCGAAGCTGGATGAGCAGGTCGAGCTGAATCTTGGGACCGCCATGATGTACACCCTGTTTGAGTGGGCCAAGGAAAACCAGGAGGCCCTCATGGAGAACCATAAACCTGTGGTGACCACCGTT ACGATGCCCAGCAGTGAGATCAACACCAGCTCGACAGgcaagaagagggagaagaaggagcagCTGACCAAATCTCAGAAGAGAAGAATCGTCAGCAGAACAG ATCACAAGGGAGAACTGCCAAGAGGCTGGAACTGGTTCGATGTTATCAAAGTAGGTGCATCTTACCTTTTCTCCACTAGATGA